Below is a genomic region from Desulfobacter sp..
GATCAATCTGGCCAATATTTCCAAAATTCCAATGTTGATGAAATTTGCCAAGACCTTGGCTGTGCACAGGCAAAGAATCCTTTCATACTATGATTACAGGATATCTACAGGTCCTTTAGAAGGGACAAATAACAAGATAAAAACCATGAAACGGAAAGCTTATGGATACAGGGATTCGGAGTTTTTCAGGTTGAAACTTTTGGACCTTCACAATAAAAGGTACGCATTAATCGGATGAACCAAATTTTAAGAGTCATATCCATCTGGACAATGGTTTTATTATTGGTCCCGGTTTCGGGGATATCTGCCTGGGCCCAGGCACCCCAGCCGTTTGACACAGATGAGGACCAGGGATTTTACTATACCATCCAAAAGGGAGACACCCTTTGGGATCTCTCCCAAAAATTTTACAGCTCCCAATGGGACTGGCCGGGATTGTGGGAAATAAACAAAGAGATCAAAAACCCCCACTGGATTTATCCTGGAAATAAAATCAGGGTCTATCTCAAATCAGCGGACAAACAGCCCCTGCCCCAGCCAGCGGTACAACCTGCCAAGCCCAAGGTTGCGGTCGCCCCAAAATTCAACTATCCAGGAATTGACAAGGTCGGATTTATCAAGAACACCCAGGAAAACAGTCTGGGAGAGATTATCCGGGAAAGAGACGGCAATCTGATGATGTCTGCCAATGATATCATCTATATCAAACCCACAGGTGTGGGTGCCCTGATTCCAGGGGCAATCTACCAGATTTTCACCACCGAACCTGTGCGAGAAAAAACTGGCAGCACCGTTTTTACCGGCATAAAGCATCTGATCAAAGCTGAAGTTGAAATCCTGGAAAACAAGGTGCAGTATGCCAGGGCAATCATTAAAAAATCCTATAGGGACGCCACCGTGGGAGACAAAATCATGGCCTTTTACAAGAGAGAGTCCATGTTGCCGGTCCAGCCCGCCCCCTGCCCCCATTGATGCCGTCATTCTTTGTTCTGAAGACAATACCGTCACGGTCAATGATTACAGGATCGCATTTATCAACAAGGGAAAAGAAAGCCGGATACGCCCCGGCCAAATTTACTCTGTCTTCCAGACCCAGAAAAACAAGTCGGTTTATGATGGTACAGATACAATTGATCTTGACCCCTTAAAATCCGGAAAACTCATTGTTTTGCACACAGAGGATACCAGTTCAACCGTGGTGATCCTCTCCTCTAAGAGGGATATCCACCCCGGGGATATGGTAAATTAACCCAGATTACTCCCAAAAAAGCCAAAAGCAACCTGCCAACGAACACAGCTCAGGGCGCTCGAAAAACAGATTTTCCGGTATGGTGGGTCTCACCTGTTATTGGTCCCAGGTGACCCTGAGGATCTCCTGGTAGGTGGTCTGCCCCTCAAGCATCTTTTTGATCCCGCTTTCCCTGAGAAGCACCATTCCCTCCTGCCTGGCCTTTTCCTGGAGCTGACCAATGGTGGCATCACTGGAGGTCAGCCGCTTTAAGGTATCTGAATAGGGCAAGATCTCATAAATGCCTGTCCGCCCACTGTACCCTGTGTTTCTGCATTTAACGCACCCTTTTCCGTGCTTGAGCTGCAGCGTTCCGGTCTGGGAAACGCAAAGGCCCAGGTCTTCAAGTTCTGCAGCATCCATTTCAAAGGACTGAACACAATGGGGGCAGATTTTTCTGACCAGGCGCTGGGCCACCACCCCGATAAGGGAAGAATGCACAAGATATGGGGGAATTCCCAGGTCCAGCAGGCGGAAAATCGTTGACACCGCATCATTGGTATGGAGGGTGGAAAGAACCAAATGCCCGGTAAGTGCGGCCTGGGCAGTCTCAAGATCCCGGATTTCCCCCACCATGATGATATCCGGGTCCTGCCTGAGAATATTTCTCAACACCGATCCAAAGGTGACATTAACGGCCGGCTGGATCGCGATCTGGTTGAACTCCTCATGGATCATTTCAATGGGGTCTTCAATGGTGGTGATATTGACCTCGGGTGAAGAAAGCATACGCAGGCTGGAGTAGAGGGTGGTTGACTTGCCTGACCCTGTGGGGCCTATGACCAGAACGATCCCGAAAGGCATGGTGATCAGTTTCTTGTATGCCTGAAAATCCGTTTGCTGGAACCCGAGCATTTCAAGATCCTGGAACAAAATATCCGGGTCCATGATCCGCATGACCACTTTCTCCCCGAACGCCACCGGAATGGTGGAGACCCGGATCTCGATCTCAACCTCAGCCTTGGCCATTTTTATCCGGCCGTCCTGGGGACGACGCTTTTCAGCCATATCCAGTGCGGACAAATTTTTTATACGGCTGACCACTGCATTGTGAAGCTTTTTGGGCAGTTTGTAGACCGTATGAAGGGCCCCGTCAATCCGCATCCGCACAAGACAGATGTCCCGTTTGGATTCAATGTGGATATCACTGGCCTTTTGATCAAAGGAATAGGTGAACAGATGATTCACGGCATTGACGATATGCTGATCTGTCGAGGGAAACTCATCCATGGCCGAAAGGCTGACAAACTGCTCAAGATTGCCCAGATCAACCCCTTTTTTGGCAAAAAGATCTTCAG
It encodes:
- a CDS encoding LysM peptidoglycan-binding domain-containing protein, with translation MNQILRVISIWTMVLLLVPVSGISAWAQAPQPFDTDEDQGFYYTIQKGDTLWDLSQKFYSSQWDWPGLWEINKEIKNPHWIYPGNKIRVYLKSADKQPLPQPAVQPAKPKVAVAPKFNYPGIDKVGFIKNTQENSLGEIIRERDGNLMMSANDIIYIKPTGVGALIPGAIYQIFTTEPVREKTGSTVFTGIKHLIKAEVEILENKVQYARAIIKKSYRDATVGDKIMAFYKRESMLPVQPAPCPH